In Staphylococcus lloydii, the following proteins share a genomic window:
- the cudC gene encoding choline uptake/conversion transcriptional regulator CudC: MSNKDQPEVLIEQAKDIVINAIGATMDLYGINRSVGNLYGTMLFEDSMTLDEMRQQLQMSKPSMSAGVKRLQEFHIVKQQFTRGSRKQHFIAEKDFFNFFNNFFSQKWNREIEINRDGVFKAISLLDKILDDSQTDEDTKQQATKIKNQLIDTLPYYEWLENLSDAIESGEIFKYFPIPEPRKPE, from the coding sequence AAAGACCAACCTGAAGTTTTAATCGAACAAGCTAAAGATATTGTTATTAATGCAATTGGCGCGACAATGGATTTATACGGCATTAATCGTAGCGTTGGGAACTTGTATGGCACTATGTTATTTGAAGATAGCATGACGTTAGATGAAATGCGTCAACAACTTCAAATGAGTAAGCCAAGCATGAGTGCTGGCGTTAAAAGATTACAAGAATTTCATATCGTCAAGCAGCAGTTTACTCGTGGCAGTAGAAAACAACATTTCATTGCCGAAAAAGACTTTTTCAATTTCTTTAATAATTTCTTTAGTCAAAAATGGAATCGAGAAATTGAAATTAATAGGGACGGCGTTTTTAAAGCTATCTCTTTATTAGATAAAATCTTAGATGATAGTCAAACTGATGAAGATACTAAACAACAAGCTACAAAAATTAAAAACCAATTGATCGACACATTGCCATATTATGAATGGTTGGAAAATCTTAGTGACGCAATTGAGTCAGGAGAAATATTCAAATACTTCCCAATCCCTGAACCCCGTAAACCTGAATAA